From Corvus moneduloides isolate bCorMon1 chromosome 4, bCorMon1.pri, whole genome shotgun sequence, one genomic window encodes:
- the LOC116443231 gene encoding uncharacterized protein LOC116443231 isoform X2: MKHTLMSAPVLGLPDLTEPFELFTYERLNVALGLLAQRLGNQRKAVAYFSKQLDNVSQGWPGCLKAMAATVILIQGARKLTLGQHIVVYVPHTIADVLEQKGGHWLSSNRMLEYQSLLLEQDVTLKTTSVVNPAMFLSFTLTDDVPEHDCLQTIEEVYSSRPDLKDVLLENPDWELFTDESSFIRKGKQMTGYAVTTQDKMIEAKALPEDVSLQKAELIALARALDPSKGKKVNTWTDSKYAFSVVHIHGAIWKQRGLLNTQGNEIKHAEQILALLESIRKPTEVAIISRVTKKGKPLQNWEITLLMKQQEESQKKVFSQ, encoded by the coding sequence ATGAAACACACTCTAATGTCAGCTCCAGTATTGGGATTGCCAGACTTAACTgaaccttttgaactctttacatATGAGAGACTAAATGTTGCTTTGGGGCTACTAGCGCAGCGCCTTGGAAACCAACGGAAGGCTGTGGCCTACTTTTCCAAACAGCTAGACAACGTTAGCCAAGGGTGGCCTGGGTGTTTGAAGGCCATGGCGGCTACTGTCATCTTGATTCAAGGGGCCCGAAAACTCACCCTTGGGCAACACATTGTAGTGTATGTACCCCATACCATAGCAGATGTACTTGAACAAAAAGGAGGACATTGGCTATCCAGCAACCGGATGCTTGAATATCAATCACTGTTGTTGGAACAAGATGTTACCCtgaaaacaacttctgttgtTAACCCTGCCATGTTTCTGTCCTTCACCTTAACTGACGATGTGCCTGAGCATGACTGTTTGCAGACAATCGAGGAGGtctattccagcagaccagacctgaaggACGTGCTCTTAGAAAATCCAGATTGGGAGCTATTTACGGATGAGAGCAGCTTCATTAGAAAAGGTAAGCAAATGACAGGTTATGCAGTAACAACCCAGGACAAGATGATCGAGGCCAAGGCCCTGCCAGAAGATGTGTCAttgcagaaagctgaactgaTTGCACTGGCCAGGGCCCTAGAcccaagcaaaggaaagaaggtaAATACATGGACTGACTCTAAATATGCATTTAGTGTTGTCCACATTCATGGAGCCATCTGGAAGCAGAGAGGACTGTTGAACACTCAAGGTAATGAAATCAAACATGCTGAACAGATCCTTGCCCTCTTGGAGAGCATCAGAAAACCAACAGAAGTAGCTATCATCAGTAGGGTCaccaaaaagggaaaaccactCCAGAATTGGGAAATCACTTTGCTAATGAAGCAGCAAGAGGAATCGCAGAAAAAGGTATTCTCACAGTGA